One part of the Neodiprion virginianus isolate iyNeoVirg1 chromosome 3, iyNeoVirg1.1, whole genome shotgun sequence genome encodes these proteins:
- the LOC124300460 gene encoding ubiquitin-conjugating enzyme E2 C, translated as MAQNINPFYSSQSTPNKAKEEKQNVPKDNHAVSKRLQKELLVLMTSTEKSVSAFPDGENLFKWIGTITGPRDTVYVGLTYKLTLEFPHSYPYSAPVVRFATPCFHPNVDSAGNICLDILKDKWSALYDVRTILLSIQSLLGEPNNESPLNPQAAELWPNQTEYKKHLHEEYRKAPSHANQDS; from the exons ATGGCACAGAATATAAACCCGTTCTACTCGTCTCAAAGTACGCCTAACAAAGCTAAGGAGGAAAAGCAGAACGTCCCAAAAGACAATCATGCAGTGAGCAAAAG GCTTCAAAAGGAACTCCTAGTCCTGATGACCAGTACTGAAAAAAGTGTATCTGCCTTTCCAGACGGTGAGAACCTTTTCAAGTGGATCGGAACCATAACCGGCCCACGAGACACG GTATATGTGGGGCTGACGTACAAGCTGACACTGGAGTTCCCACACAGTTATCCGTACAGTGCTCCGGTGGTGCGCTTTGCTACCCCCTGCTTTCATCCAAACGTCGATTCAGCCGGTAACATCTGTCTGGATATATTGAAAGACAAATGGAGTGCGTTGTATGATGTTCGTACCATACTTCTATCTATACAATCTTTGCTAGGGG AGCCGAACAATGAAAGTCCACTGAATCCTCAGGCCGCTGAATTGTGGCCGAATCAAACGGAGTACAAGAAACATTTGCACGAAGAATATCGTAAAGCTCCCAGTCATGCCAATCAGGACTCATGA